A stretch of DNA from Microbacterium sp. LWS13-1.2:
TCGCGCCGAGCTGGAAGTCGCCCCACTGCATCGTGAACCCGGCGATCGCGATGACGAGCGCGACGGCGCCGGTGTACTGGTTCACCGGGCGCGAGAAGTCGACGCGGTTGTCGACCCAGATCTTGATGCCGATGATGCCGATCAGGCCGTACAGCGCGGTCGTCACACCGCCGAGCACGCCGGCGGGGATCGAGTTGAACACCGCGCCCACCACCGGCGACAGCGACAGCAGGATGGCGAACAGTCCCGCGACCCAGTAGGCGGCCGTCGAGTACACGCGGGTCGCGGCCATGACGCCGATGTTCTCGCCGTACGTCGTCGTGCCCGAGCCGCCGAAGGTGCCGGCGAGCACGGTGGCGGCGCCGTCGGCGATCAGGGCGCGACCCGTGTACTGGTTGACCGACGACTCGGTCATCGTCGCGACGCCGCGAACGTGGCCGACGTTCTCGGCGATGAGCACGAGCACGACCGGCAGGAACATCGCGATGACGCTCCAGGTTCCTGGGTCGCCGAAGGTCGGGAACGCGAAGGTCGGCAGGCCCACCCACTGCCCGTTCGCCACGAGCTCGTCGACGGCGCTGAAGTCGACCTCGCCGCGCAGCAGCGCGACGATGTAGCCGACGATCACGCCGAGGAAGATCGAGATGCGGCCGAGGAACCCGCGGAACAGCACGCTGAACAGGATCACGGCGGACAGCGTGATGGTCGCGGTGATCGGCGCCTGCTGGAAGTTCGTCCAGGCGACCGGCGCAAGGTTGAATCCGATCAGCGCGACGATGGCGCCGGCGACGACCGGAGGCATGAGCTTCTCGATCCAGCCGAGGCCCGCGAACTGCACGATGAAGCCGACGGCCGCCAGCAGCACGCCCACGGCGACGATGCCGGCGAGCGCCGAGCCGATGCCCTGCGAGGCGGTTGCCGCCGTCACCGGGGCGATGAATGCGAATGAGGAGCCCAGGTAGCTGGGCAGGCGGTTCTTCGTGATGAGCAGGAACAGCAGCGTCCCGATGCCCGAGAAGAGCAGGGTCGTCGAGACGGGGAAGCCGGTGAGCACCGGCACGAGGAATGTGGCGCCGAACATCGCGATGACGTGCTGCGCGCCGATCGCGACCGTGGCGGGCCAGTTCAGTCGCTCGTCGGGCTTCACCACCTTGCCCGGTTCGACGGTCCGGCCGTTGCCGTGAAGGGTCCACGTAGGCATGTGCGCTCCTTGCGCTCGGGGGATGGTGCGAGCATCACCCTAGCGACGACCGGCGGCTCGGTGAGTTGCCCCGGCGATGCGGCATCCGAGAGGCTGGTGCGGGGCCGCGGCGCCTCGTTCGCGAAACCGATGTGACGGAGAGATGTGACCGACTCAGCGATTCCTTCCCTGCCCCCTGGCCCGGCGGTGACGGCCGATGCCGCCCGGAGCGGGTACTCGATACGCGGCGATCATGCGGCGCTCGAGCTGCGCGGCCTGCACAAGCGGTTCGGGCAGAAGGTGGCGGTCGAGAATCTGAGCCTGCGGGTGCCCGCCGGGTCGTTCTACGGCCTGGTCGGACCGAACGGCGCCGGCAAGACCACGACGCTGTCGATGGCGACGGGCCTGCTCGCACCCGACGCGGGCCAGGCGCTCGTGCACGGGGTCGACGTCTGGCGTGACCCCGTCACGGCGAAGGCGATGCTCGGCAACCTGGCCGACGGCGTCAAGCTGTTCGATCGACTCACCGGCGAGCAGCTCGTCACGTACAACGGCCTGCTCTTCGGCATCCCGCACGACGAGATCGCCCGTCGCACGGCGGATCTCCTGGCACTCATGGACATGACGGATGCCGCGGGCACGATGGTCGTGGACTACTCGGCCGGCATGACCAAGAAGATCGCGTTGGCGTGCGCCCTCGTCCACGCGCCGCGGCTGCTCGTGCTCGACGAGCCGTTCGAGTCGGTGGATCCGGTGTCGGCCGCGAACATCCAGGACATCCTCACCGGCTACGTCGCGGGCGGCGGCACGGTGATCGTCTCCAGTCACTCGATGGACCTGGTGCAGCGCATGTGCGACCACGTCGCGATCGTCGCCGCCGGCCGCCTGCTCGTCGCCGGGACCGTCGTTGACGTGCGCGCGGGCCAGCCGCTGCAGGATCGCTTCGTCGAGCTCGTCGGAGGCCGTCGCCACACTGAGGGGCCGGAATGGTTGCGACGCTCCTGAGGCTGCGGTTCCGGGTTCTGGGCAATCAGCTCGCCCGCAGCCCGTGGCAGCTGGTCGGCTTCATCTTCGGCGCCGTGTACGGGCTCGGCCTGCTGGCCGGCATCGTGGTGGGGCTCGTGCTGCTCGGCTTCGGCGATCTGCGGCTGGCGAGCAACGTCATCGTCGGCGTCGGTTCGGTCGTGACCCTGGGCTGGGCCCTCGTCCCCCTCGTCGCCTTCGGCGTCGACACCACGCTGGACCCCGCCCGTCTCGTCGTGTTCCCCATGTCGCTGCCGCGCATGATGGTCGCACTGACGCTCGCGGGGGTCTGCGGCATCCCCGGGATCATCACCTCCGCGGCGGCGATCGCGACGATCGCGACCTGGGCCCACTGGCCGGCTGCGATCGTCGCCTGGATCGTCAGCACGCCCCTGGCCGTGCTGACGGCGGTCGTCGCCTCGCGCGCCGTCGCGTCGCTGGCGTCGGGACTGGGCAGCGGGCGGCGCTTCCGCGAGGTCTCGGGGATCGTCATCTTCATCCCGCTGATCCTGGCCGGCCCGATCATCGCGGGCGTGGCGACCGGCTTCGCCGTGAACGCCGACACGCTGGCATCGACGGTTCCGGTGCTGGGATGGACCCCGCTCGGCGCCGCCTGGGCGGTGCCGGCCGATGCCGCGGCGGGGGATCTGCCAGCGGCGGCAGCGAAGCTGCTGATCGCGCTCGTGACGCTCGCGGTCCTCTGGCTGCTGTGGCGCGCATCGCTCGGCCGTTCCCTGGTGCGTCCCCCGCAGACGTCGGCCGCGCCGGTGCGGGCGGGCTCCGTCGGCTGGTTCGGGCGCGTGCCCACCGGCGCGGCAGGCGCCATCTTCGCGCGGGCGCTGACGTATTGGACGCGCGACCCGCGCTACCTGCGCCAGCTCATCGGGGCGCCGCTCGTGCCCGTGCTGCTGTGGTTCTACGCCCGCGGCGGCGATCCCCTGACCGCGCTGACGTTCTCGGGTCCGATCATCGCGATGGTGATCGGCATCGTCGTGTACGCCGACATCTCGTACGACGGCACGGCTTTCGGCACCGAACTCATCACGGGAGCCTCCGGACGCGCCGACCGGGTCGGCCGCAGCCTCGCCGCGGCCGCGGTGGCGCTGCCCCTGGTGGTGCTCGCCGTGATCGTGCCCTTCGCCCTCGGGGGCGATTGGCGGCAGTTCCCCGGCATCCTCGGCATGTCGGTCGGCATCCTGCTCACCTGCTACGGCGTGTGCGCGGTCACCTCGGCACAGCTGGTGGTTCCCGTGGCCGCCTCCGGCGACAACCCGTTCAAACGGGTTCCGGGCACCACCTTCCTCCAGGGCATGGCGTTCTTCGGCATCTGGCTCGTCGCGCTGGTGCTGTCGGCACCCGTCGTGATCGTCGGGCTGATCGGCTACTTCACGGGCGACGCGACGCTCAGCTGGGTGGCGTGCGCCATCGGAATCGTGCTCGGTGCCGCCGTGCTCATCGGCGGCATCCTCGTCGGCGGTCGCGCGCTGGACCGCACGGCACCTGTCCTGCTGTCGCGACTCAAGGCGATGAAGAACGCGTGATCCCGTGGCGTCGGCGCCGCGGTGGCGACGCGTCCGGGTCGCCGGTCCGACGTCACGATCAGCTCCACGTTCCGCGGTCCGTATGGGAACCGTAATGACTGCGATGCCTCCCCGCGCCGCGGCACGGATCAGGATGGTGTCATGAAGCGGGCAACGGTGATCGGGACAGTGGTCGGTGCCGTCGTGGTGGCGGGCGTCGCTGCGGCGATCGCCTTCGCGGCGGACGGCGGTGTCGCGGGACTCGCCGGCGTCGGCGGCCCCTCGCCGACCTCCTCCGTGATGGCAGAGCCCAGCGCTTCTCCGTCACCGGACCGCACGAGCCCGGAGTCGACCGTCGAGCCGCAAGCGGCTGAGACGGACCAGCCGGCACCGGGCGCCTACGTCGACTACAGCGAGGATGCACTGGCTGCAGCGGGCGGCACGAGGGTCCTGTTCTTCCATGCGCCCTGGTGTCCGCAGTGCCGCGCCCTCGAGTCCGACATCCTCGCTGCCGGGGTGCCTGCGGGCGTCACGGTGCTGAAGGTCGACTACGACTCACGACAGGATCTGCGCCAGCAGTACGGCGTCAGAATCCAGACGACGGTGGTGGCGCTCGATGAGGAGGGCAACGGCACCGCCGCATTCGTCGCCTACGACGAGCCGACCCTGGCAGCGGCTCTGTCGGGGCTCGGGCTCGGCGGCTGATGCTCGCGCTGACGGTCGTCTCGTTCGCGGCCGGAGTGCTGACGGTTCTCGCCCCGTGCGTGCTCCCGCTGCTTCCGGTGATCGTCGGGGGCACCGCCGTCCGGACCGGTGCGACAGCGCAGACCGCGGAGCGCGAGTGGTACCGCCCGCTCGTGATCGCGGCATCCCTCGCCATATCCGTCGTGGTGTTCACCCTGCTTCTGAAGGCGACCACGGCCCTTCTGGGGATCCCGGCCTGGGTATGGCAGGCGGCGTCGGGCGTCATCGTCGCCGCCTTCGGGATCACGATGGTGTTCCCCACCCTCTGGGAGCGGCTGACCGTCGCCGCCGGCTGGCAGGCGGGCGGCGGGCGACTGCTCGATCGGGGCTACCGCCGGGCTGGTCTCGGCGGCGACATCGCCCTGGGCGCGGCCCTCGGTCCGGCTTTCAGCAGCTGCAGCCCCACCTACGCCCTGATCGTCGCCGCGGTGCTGCCGGCCAGCTTCGCCGCCGGCGTCCTCTATGTCTCGGCCTACGCCGCCGGCCTCGCCCTGGCGCTGCTGGGGATCGCTCTGGCCGGGACGGCGCTCGTTCGCCGGCTGGGCTGGCTCGCCGATCCCCATGGCGTGTTCCGTCGCGTGATCGGCGGCCTGCTGGTGGTGGTGGGGGTCGCCGTGGCTCTCGGCTGGGATCGCGTGGTGCAGGCGTGGGTGCTCGAGCAGGGGTGGTACGGCCCGATCGAGAACATCGAGCGGATGCTGCTCGGGTGAGCGAACGGACCCGGCACGGCGAGGCGGAATCAGGCGGCGGTGAGGCGCTCCAGCAGCTCGCGGTAGCGGGCGGTGGTGCGTGCCACGATGTCGGCCGGAAGCGCCGGAGGCTCGCCCTCACGCGGCGCGGGCCAGTTCGCCGCGAGCCAGTTGCGCACGATCTGCTTGTCGAAGCTCGCCATGCGCTCCTCGGGAGTCGTGCCCGAGGCCCAGGCCGCGGCATCCCAGTACCGTGACGAGTCGCTGGTGAGCACCTCGTCGGCGAGGGTCATCACGCCGTTCTCGTCGAGCCCGAACTCGAACTTGGTGTCGGCCAGGATCACGCCGTGCGCCTCGGCCGTCGCGGCAGCGCGGGAGTAGATCTCGAGCGACAGGTCGCGCAGCTCGGCCGCGCGCTCGGCGCCGACGAGCTCGACGGTGCGCTCGAACGAGATGTTCTCGTCGTGCTCGCCCATCGGCGCCTTGAACGCCGGGGTGTAGATGGGCTCGGGCAGCCGGTCGCCGTTCGACAGCCCGCCGGGCAGCTCGATGCCGCACACGGTGCCGCTCTCGCGGTACTCCGCCCAGCCCGAGCCGGTGAGGTAGCCCCGGACCACGCACTCGATCGGCTGCATGTCGAGGCTCTTCACGACCATCGAACGACCGGTGACGGCATCCGGGATCAGGCTCTTCAGGTCGTCGGCGGTGTTCGCCTCACCGTCCGCGCCGCGCGTGAGGGTGTGCGACGCGGCGAGGTGGTTCGGGATGCCGCGCCCGCCGTCGGCACCCGCGAGCTGGTCGAACCACCACAGGCTGAGGGTGGTGAGAAGCTCCCCCTTGCCCGGGATGCCGGGCGAGAGCACGTGGTCGAACGCGCTGACGCGGTCGCTGGCCACGACGAGCAGGCGCTCGGGCTGCGCCCCTTCTGCCGTGTCTTCCGGAACGTAGAGGTCGCGCACCTTGCCCGAGTACGCGTGGCGCCAGCCGGGGAGCTCGGTCGTGGGGGTGGGGGTAGCCGTCACCCGTCCATTATCCGGGTAGGTCCCGCGGATCTCAGGTCGGCGTCGTGAACGCCGGCAAACAGGGTCAGGGGGTGATCGCGTCGACGTGCGCGAACGCCTCGCCGACGAGCGGACCCCAGCGCTCCGCGGCATCCGTCCCCACCGTCGCCCACTCGCGCATGGGCCGACCGCGCATGACCGCGGGCTGCGCCTCGTTCGCCTCCGCCAGCTCGCCGATCCGCCTCTCGGGCAGCTTGACCATCAGCTCGCCCGCGAACGTCACGAAGGCGAACACCTTGCCGCGGACGTTCAAGCCCTCCGAGCCGAACATCGCTCCGAGGGCGACATCGGGCCGCGATGTCCACTCCGCCACGATCGGGTCGAAGATCGCGTAGGCCTCGGGGAACTTCTCACGGCGCACGACGGCCTTGTCTGCCATGCCCTCACCGTACGACCCGCCGCCGACACCGCGCCAGGGAAGCGGCATCCGGGTGGTGCTCGTCTTCACTTCCCGCGGAGGCGATCGCGCGCGAGGAGGCGTATAGTCCATGTGGACTAATCGACATGGAGGAATGATCGTGACAAATGCCGTCGCCCGCCTCACCCCGCTCGGGGTGGCCGTGCTGGCGCTCCTCGGCGAGGGTGACATGCACCCGTACGAGATGATCCGGCTCATGCACCTCCGCCGCGACGACCGCCTGGTCACCATCACCAACGGCACGGTCTACCACACGGTCGCCCGCTTGGAGCGGGCAGGACTCGTCGCCGAGGTCGGCGTCGACCGCGAGGGCAATCGGCCCGAGCGCACCACCTACACGCAGACGGATGCCGGAGCCGCCGCGGTCCTCGAATGGGTGCGGCGGGAACTGCCTCGCGTGGATCGGCCGGCGGAGTTCCGCGTCGCGCTCGCCGAGGTCCACGACCTCGAGCGCGAGGAGGCGCTCGCGCTGCTGGGAGACCGCCGCGCGGCGCTCGCCGGCGCCCTCGACTCCCTCAGCGCCGGCCGCCGGCAGGCGCTCGACAAGGGCGTGCCGGAGCAGTACCTCCTCGAGATCGCGCGAGAAGAGGCCCTCCTCCAGGCGGAGCTCGCCTGGATGGACGCGACCCTCCCGCGGATCGCCGATCCCGACTTCGCCTGGGGCCCCGACGCGACCCCGTCGGAACGCTATCTCGCCCAACGAAAGGCAGCACGCCAGTGACCACCCCGAACACCCCGGACGGCCCCCGCGCGGCGGGTGCGTCCTCTGCAACCGCCTCGGCGGCCCACCCGCCCACCGGCGCCTACGCCGCCGGACACAAGCCCCGCAGCCCGTGGCCCGCCCTCTGGGCCCTCGTCATCGGGTTCTTCATGATCCTCGTCGACACGACGATCGTCTCGGTCGCGAACCCGGCCATCAAGGCTGCCCTCGACCCCGACACCAACAACCTCGACAACGTCGTGTGGGTCACCTCGGCGTACCTGCTGGCCTACGCGGTGCCGCTGCTCATCACGGGGCGCCTCGGCGACAGGTTCGGCCCGAAGTACATGTACCTCGGCGGCCTGGCCGTCTTCACCCTGGCCTCGCTCGCCTGCGGACTGTCGCCGACGCTCGGCGCGCTCATCGCCTTCCGGGCCGTGCAGGGTCTGGGCGCGGCTCTCATGACGCCGCAGACGATGGCCATCATCACGCGCACCTTCCCGCCGAACCAGCGCGGTGCGGCGATGGGACTGTGGGGTGCGACCTCGGGCGTCGCGATGCTCGTCGGCCCCCTCGCCGGCGGCCTGCTGGTCGACGGGCTCGGCTGGGAGTGGATCTTCTTCATCAACCTTCCGGTCGGTGTCGTCGGCTTCGTGCTCGCGTGGATCCTCGTGCCCAAGCTCGAGACGCACCCCCACAAGTTCGACCTCGTCGGCGTCTTCCTCAGTGCGATCGGGCTCTTCCTCATCGTGTTCGGTCTGCAGGAGGGCGAGACCTACGACTGGGGCGTCATCTGGGGCCCGATCACCGTGTGGGGCCTCATCATCACCGGCGTGCTGGTGATGGGACTGTTCATCTGGCAGCAGGCGAAGACCAAGAGCGAGGCGCTGGTACCGCTGGAGCTCTTCCGCGACCGCAACTTCTCCGTCGCGAACATCGGCATCTCGACGGTCGGCTTCACCGTCACGAGCATGTCCCTGCCGCTGATGTTCTTCCTGCAGCTGGCGCGCGGCCTCACGCCGACCGAGTCGGCACTGCTGCTCGTGCCGATGGCGGTCGCGGCCGGCGTGCTGTCGCCGCTCGCGGGCAGATGGCTCGACCGCACCGATCCGCGCGTCCTCCTGGTGCCGGGGCTGCTGCTCGTCGCGGGCTCGCTCGTGCTGTACTCCGTGCTCATGAACCTCGACACCCCCATCTGGGTGTTCCTCATCCCGTCGTTGCTGATGGGCGTCGGAAACGCCGGCATGTGGGGGCCGCTCGCGACCACCGCCACGCGCAACCTCGCTCCGCGGCAGGCGGGCGCCGGTGCCGGCATCTACAACACGATGCGCACCATCGGCTCGGTCCTCGGTTCGGCCGCGATCGCGGTGTTCATGCAGAGCCGCATCGAGGCGAACCTCCCCGGCGCCGCCGACGCGCCCGGCGGCAGCTTCGGCTCGGGGGCGCTGCCGGAGGTCGTCGCAGAGCCGTTCGCGACGGCGATGGCGCAGTCCGTGCTGCTGTCCGCAGCGGTGATGCTGATCGGCGTGGTCGCCGTGCTGTTCCTGCGCCGGCCGAAGGCGACGTCGACCGAGGACTGGCAGGCCGCGAACGCGGCGGTCGCCGCCGACTGACTCGCGGGGCGAAGAGACGAGGGGACCGCTCGCGAGGCGAGCGGCCCTCGCGTCAATCCGGGTCGGAGGGGTCGATCGGCGCGTGGTGGTCGAATCCGGCCGTTCCGCGCTTCCAGTAGCCGCTCAGCGCGACCTGTTCCGCCGGCAGCGCGAGCGTGCGGCGCAGGTGGCGGCGAAGAGGGACGAGGGCGGATGCCTCACCCGCCGCGAACACGAAGGTCGAAGCATCCACGCCCACCGCGTCGACGGCGGCGACGACGGCGTCGGGGTCACCGCCCGCGTCGAGGTGATGCACCCGGACGTCGGTGCGGCCCGACGTCTCGGAGACGTACCCGGCGACCCACGACCCGTCGTCGGCGGTGAGCGCGATGAGATCGACCGATGTGTCGGCGGGCACCTCGGCCGCCCAGCGCGTGGCGGACGGGAGCGCGGTCTCATCCACGACGAGCACGAGGCGCGCCGCGCCCTGGGGAGCCGCCTTCGAGCCGCGCGGGCCGACGATGACGAGCTCGTCGCCGAGGCGGGCGCCGCTCGCGAAGCGGGAGGCCGGCCCGGGCGAGGGGTGCAGGTAGAAGTCCAGATCGACGGCGACCTCGCCGTCGATCGTGGTCACGCGCAGCGGAGTGAAGTCACGTGCGTGGGTGGGTGCGTCCGGTCGCACGATGCCGTCCTCGCCCGGGCCGACCGCGGTCGGTGCGACCACGTCGCCGGTCTCGGGGTCGGGGAAGAACACGCGCACATGGTCCGCTGGACCGCCGCTGGTGAAGTCCGTGAAGTCGGGGCCGGTGACCCGCACGCGCAGCAGCACCGGGGCGACCTGCTCGACCGAGACGGCGTGCGCACGGCGGGCGGTGAAGCGGTTGCGGCCGCCGGCGCGGAAGAAGGGGGAGGCCGGCACGGCGCCCGGCGTGCTCGCCGCGGTCCCTGCCGACGGCGTCGGGATCGGGGCATCCGTCATATCGGTCTCCTCACGGTGGCGGTCGAGGTCCGCCGTCCCAGCCAACCACGTGACGGGCGGGGTGGGCGCAGATCGCGTCGCTGCGGAGCACGGAACTCCGCCTTGCGCAGCCGCGTCGGCTTTGTCAACCCATTGGTGAGCGCGCGGCCGGGGGCCAGGATCAGACCATGACCGGACTCGCAGTGATCCTGCTCATCGTCGGAATCGTCCTGCTGCTGCTGGGCGTGTTCATCGAGGCGGCGAAGTTCCTGCTGTGGATCGGCCTCGTGATCATCATCATCGCGGTGATCGCCTGGCTGATGCGCTTCATCCGCCGCCAGACGTGACCCCGCCTGTGAACTCGCCCGGGCTCTGCCGCAACGCCTGACATCGGCGTAGCCTGGCCGATACGGACGTCCCGGACCCCGACACCCGCGGACCGCACACCTGTGCGGCCGGAGGATCGGGGACGAGCACATGGCCGACCAGCTCACCGGCGGAGTCCGCGCCACGGTGGCCCGAACGCCACGAGCGGGCAACGACTTCACCGACCTCGCGAAGATCATCGGCACCAGCGGTCTGATGCGCCGTCGCTACGGGTACTACTGGACCAAGCTCATCGGTGCGGTGGTGGTGCTCGCCGCAGCCCTAGTCGCCTTCTTCCTGATCGGCGACACCTGGTGGCAGCTCTTCACGGCCGCAGGTTTCGCGATTCTGTTCACGCAGATCG
This window harbors:
- a CDS encoding solute carrier family 23 protein, with protein sequence MPTWTLHGNGRTVEPGKVVKPDERLNWPATVAIGAQHVIAMFGATFLVPVLTGFPVSTTLLFSGIGTLLFLLITKNRLPSYLGSSFAFIAPVTAATASQGIGSALAGIVAVGVLLAAVGFIVQFAGLGWIEKLMPPVVAGAIVALIGFNLAPVAWTNFQQAPITATITLSAVILFSVLFRGFLGRISIFLGVIVGYIVALLRGEVDFSAVDELVANGQWVGLPTFAFPTFGDPGTWSVIAMFLPVVLVLIAENVGHVRGVATMTESSVNQYTGRALIADGAATVLAGTFGGSGTTTYGENIGVMAATRVYSTAAYWVAGLFAILLSLSPVVGAVFNSIPAGVLGGVTTALYGLIGIIGIKIWVDNRVDFSRPVNQYTGAVALVIAIAGFTMQWGDFQLGAIVIGAAAALLIYHLGNAIARWRKTGADDGGPIPAVGQLGGDPQ
- a CDS encoding PadR family transcriptional regulator, which codes for MIVTNAVARLTPLGVAVLALLGEGDMHPYEMIRLMHLRRDDRLVTITNGTVYHTVARLERAGLVAEVGVDREGNRPERTTYTQTDAGAAAVLEWVRRELPRVDRPAEFRVALAEVHDLEREEALALLGDRRAALAGALDSLSAGRRQALDKGVPEQYLLEIAREEALLQAELAWMDATLPRIADPDFAWGPDATPSERYLAQRKAARQ
- a CDS encoding DHA2 family efflux MFS transporter permease subunit, with protein sequence MILVDTTIVSVANPAIKAALDPDTNNLDNVVWVTSAYLLAYAVPLLITGRLGDRFGPKYMYLGGLAVFTLASLACGLSPTLGALIAFRAVQGLGAALMTPQTMAIITRTFPPNQRGAAMGLWGATSGVAMLVGPLAGGLLVDGLGWEWIFFINLPVGVVGFVLAWILVPKLETHPHKFDLVGVFLSAIGLFLIVFGLQEGETYDWGVIWGPITVWGLIITGVLVMGLFIWQQAKTKSEALVPLELFRDRNFSVANIGISTVGFTVTSMSLPLMFFLQLARGLTPTESALLLVPMAVAAGVLSPLAGRWLDRTDPRVLLVPGLLLVAGSLVLYSVLMNLDTPIWVFLIPSLLMGVGNAGMWGPLATTATRNLAPRQAGAGAGIYNTMRTIGSVLGSAAIAVFMQSRIEANLPGAADAPGGSFGSGALPEVVAEPFATAMAQSVLLSAAVMLIGVVAVLFLRRPKATSTEDWQAANAAVAAD
- a CDS encoding cytochrome c biogenesis protein CcdA codes for the protein MLALTVVSFAAGVLTVLAPCVLPLLPVIVGGTAVRTGATAQTAEREWYRPLVIAASLAISVVVFTLLLKATTALLGIPAWVWQAASGVIVAAFGITMVFPTLWERLTVAAGWQAGGGRLLDRGYRRAGLGGDIALGAALGPAFSSCSPTYALIVAAVLPASFAAGVLYVSAYAAGLALALLGIALAGTALVRRLGWLADPHGVFRRVIGGLLVVVGVAVALGWDRVVQAWVLEQGWYGPIENIERMLLG
- a CDS encoding ABC transporter ATP-binding protein encodes the protein MRGDHAALELRGLHKRFGQKVAVENLSLRVPAGSFYGLVGPNGAGKTTTLSMATGLLAPDAGQALVHGVDVWRDPVTAKAMLGNLADGVKLFDRLTGEQLVTYNGLLFGIPHDEIARRTADLLALMDMTDAAGTMVVDYSAGMTKKIALACALVHAPRLLVLDEPFESVDPVSAANIQDILTGYVAGGGTVIVSSHSMDLVQRMCDHVAIVAAGRLLVAGTVVDVRAGQPLQDRFVELVGGRRHTEGPEWLRRS
- a CDS encoding siderophore-interacting protein; this encodes MTDAPIPTPSAGTAASTPGAVPASPFFRAGGRNRFTARRAHAVSVEQVAPVLLRVRVTGPDFTDFTSGGPADHVRVFFPDPETGDVVAPTAVGPGEDGIVRPDAPTHARDFTPLRVTTIDGEVAVDLDFYLHPSPGPASRFASGARLGDELVIVGPRGSKAAPQGAARLVLVVDETALPSATRWAAEVPADTSVDLIALTADDGSWVAGYVSETSGRTDVRVHHLDAGGDPDAVVAAVDAVGVDASTFVFAAGEASALVPLRRHLRRTLALPAEQVALSGYWKRGTAGFDHHAPIDPSDPD
- a CDS encoding phosphoribosylaminoimidazolesuccinocarboxamide synthase, with translation MTATPTPTTELPGWRHAYSGKVRDLYVPEDTAEGAQPERLLVVASDRVSAFDHVLSPGIPGKGELLTTLSLWWFDQLAGADGGRGIPNHLAASHTLTRGADGEANTADDLKSLIPDAVTGRSMVVKSLDMQPIECVVRGYLTGSGWAEYRESGTVCGIELPGGLSNGDRLPEPIYTPAFKAPMGEHDENISFERTVELVGAERAAELRDLSLEIYSRAAATAEAHGVILADTKFEFGLDENGVMTLADEVLTSDSSRYWDAAAWASGTTPEERMASFDKQIVRNWLAANWPAPREGEPPALPADIVARTTARYRELLERLTAA
- a CDS encoding thioredoxin family protein → MKRATVIGTVVGAVVVAGVAAAIAFAADGGVAGLAGVGGPSPTSSVMAEPSASPSPDRTSPESTVEPQAAETDQPAPGAYVDYSEDALAAAGGTRVLFFHAPWCPQCRALESDILAAGVPAGVTVLKVDYDSRQDLRQQYGVRIQTTVVALDEEGNGTAAFVAYDEPTLAAALSGLGLGG